Proteins encoded by one window of Bacillus sp. DTU_2020_1000418_1_SI_GHA_SEK_038:
- a CDS encoding transglutaminase-like domain-containing protein: MSAKRNFFTFLLCLLSCVFILSACSNASPSDSETKASKKQEQKQENKYEKLAEEKNKEFELEPIKLTSYSEEIGATFKKPEYKKFAVNGKIMVEGEIEKHSLLKFHYAWIKVHSDEEGPAGNKHEYYTPIKDGKFKQEIHFFNGEGEYRITVQLPSTDRENYYYDTAKFEVYNVNPGIQRDITYTPFGQDAELALNLDSSFVEEDGIFQLKGKAGSLRDEDTIMLRLNKDSETWKHVIPVKNGGFSYDIPLFYGEGVHKLEVLVPDKERDNYYQTATTVLIDNKSNRTMKPIEYSKTYMERGVTLEYPLFGGEESEGTFNIKGSIDPKAEFAPETTHIYITSKKGEDEALDVIPVKDFQFDDSFYLRFGPGTYEVTVSVPEIKEKNSDYFRYFGFAQFEVESKALNDERDLLPSRGVQSDAPQIEELAKELTNGKSTDREKSKAIYDYVAQNISYDVGKYKNDEFEWDDSALKTLELKTGVCQDYAYLAIALLRASNIEARFIEGMARGGFWPARHAWVEANIDGSWVTMDPTWGAGYLKDNQFVAKFTETYFDPNMEEFKKTHTRTGVSY; the protein is encoded by the coding sequence ATGAGTGCGAAAAGAAATTTCTTTACGTTTTTATTATGTTTGTTGAGCTGCGTTTTTATCCTTTCAGCTTGCAGTAATGCTAGTCCAAGTGATTCAGAGACAAAAGCTTCTAAAAAACAGGAACAAAAGCAAGAAAATAAATATGAAAAACTGGCAGAGGAGAAAAATAAAGAATTTGAACTTGAACCGATAAAATTGACTTCGTACAGTGAAGAGATCGGTGCAACTTTTAAGAAGCCTGAATATAAAAAGTTTGCAGTAAATGGAAAAATTATGGTCGAAGGAGAGATCGAAAAGCACTCCCTATTGAAATTTCATTACGCTTGGATCAAGGTCCATTCTGATGAAGAAGGACCAGCAGGGAATAAGCATGAATACTACACACCAATTAAGGACGGCAAATTTAAGCAGGAAATTCATTTCTTCAATGGAGAGGGCGAATACCGAATAACTGTCCAGCTTCCTAGTACAGATCGTGAAAATTATTATTATGATACGGCCAAATTCGAAGTTTATAATGTAAATCCTGGAATTCAACGGGATATTACGTACACTCCTTTTGGTCAGGATGCTGAGCTTGCCCTAAATTTGGATTCTAGCTTTGTAGAAGAGGATGGAATCTTTCAGTTAAAAGGCAAGGCCGGCAGTTTGAGAGACGAGGATACAATCATGCTCAGGCTCAATAAGGACTCTGAAACATGGAAGCATGTGATTCCAGTTAAAAATGGGGGATTTTCCTATGATATTCCTTTGTTTTATGGTGAAGGGGTACATAAGCTTGAAGTGTTAGTTCCTGATAAGGAGCGGGATAATTATTACCAAACGGCTACAACGGTTTTAATAGATAACAAATCTAATCGGACGATGAAGCCGATCGAGTATTCTAAAACTTATATGGAGCGTGGAGTTACATTAGAGTATCCTCTATTTGGCGGGGAAGAGTCGGAAGGGACTTTTAACATTAAAGGTTCAATTGATCCAAAAGCAGAGTTTGCGCCGGAAACAACACATATTTACATTACATCGAAAAAAGGCGAGGATGAAGCTTTAGATGTTATCCCTGTTAAGGATTTTCAATTTGATGACTCTTTTTATTTGCGATTTGGTCCGGGTACGTATGAAGTGACAGTTAGTGTACCTGAAATAAAAGAAAAGAACAGTGATTACTTCCGATACTTCGGTTTTGCGCAGTTCGAAGTAGAATCAAAAGCCCTTAATGATGAGCGGGATCTTCTCCCTTCCCGTGGCGTTCAATCAGATGCCCCTCAAATCGAAGAACTGGCAAAGGAGCTTACTAACGGTAAAAGCACAGACCGGGAAAAATCAAAAGCCATCTACGATTATGTGGCCCAAAATATTAGCTACGATGTTGGGAAATACAAGAATGATGAATTCGAATGGGATGACAGTGCCTTGAAAACGTTGGAGCTGAAAACAGGGGTTTGCCAAGATTATGCTTACTTAGCAATTGCGCTGCTTAGAGCAAGTAATATTGAAGCTAGGTTTATAGAAGGAATGGCGCGCGGCGGATTTTGGCCTGCAAGGCATGCATGGGTTGAAGCGAATATTGATGGCAGCTGGGTGACGATGGACCCGACATGGGGTGCAGGTTATTTAAAAGATAATCAATTTGTTGCTAAATTTACTGAAACTTATTTTGATCCGAATATGGAAGAATTCAAAAAGACACATACACGGACAGGTGTTTCTTATTAA